A single window of Acetohalobium arabaticum DSM 5501 DNA harbors:
- a CDS encoding UvrB/UvrC motif-containing protein, which produces MLCQECQKREATVHLTKIINNKKKEIYLCDKCAQEKEELNFGKEGFSFNNLLAGLLSSESGSNTPNSNLNLSYNKAQAECEDCGLNYAEFSRQGKLGCSECYTEFEDKINKVLKKVHGNNRHTGKVPKRTGGVIRTRKEIQKLRKKMQEAVQEEEFEEAARLRDEIKELEEKIEE; this is translated from the coding sequence ATGCTTTGTCAAGAATGTCAAAAACGGGAAGCAACAGTTCATTTAACTAAGATAATTAATAATAAAAAGAAGGAAATCTATCTCTGTGATAAATGTGCGCAGGAAAAAGAAGAACTAAATTTTGGTAAGGAAGGCTTCTCTTTTAATAATTTATTAGCCGGTTTATTAAGCAGTGAGTCTGGTTCTAATACACCTAACTCTAATCTGAATTTAAGTTATAATAAGGCTCAAGCAGAGTGTGAAGATTGTGGTTTAAATTATGCTGAGTTCAGCCGTCAGGGAAAGTTAGGCTGTAGTGAATGTTATACAGAGTTTGAAGATAAAATTAATAAAGTATTGAAGAAAGTTCATGGCAATAATCGGCATACAGGTAAGGTTCCTAAAAGAACTGGCGGAGTAATTAGAACTAGAAAGGAAATTCAGAAGCTGCGGAAAAAAATGCAGGAGGCAGTCCAAGAGGAAGAGTTTGAAGAAGCTGCTAGGCTGCGGGATGAAATAAAGGAACTAGAAGAAAAAATTGAGGAGTAA
- a CDS encoding protein arginine kinase, which yields MSMTSRINNTLNKWMKASGPDSDVVISSRIRLARNLMELSFPNHASDKEARKVIDKVEELLAEKESELDFKLLDLETIPTLEKKVMVEKHLISPEHAEPGQHKGLILTDDESVSIMINEEDHIRIQILFSGLQLEEAWDLGDQVDDYLESKLNFAFNEEYGYLTTCPTNAGTGMRASVMVHLPALNLSNQINDVLRAISQLGLAVRGLYGEGTEALGNIYQISNQVTLGPSEEEIIENLQGVIKQIINQERNARKRLMKENKIELKDRIYRSYAVLKYARKISSKEAMKLLSDVKLGVDLGIIDDVSASIFNELMVLISSPALQRLEEKDLNSSQRDEKRADLIRKRIREK from the coding sequence ATGTCCATGACAAGCAGAATTAATAACACTTTAAATAAATGGATGAAGGCTTCAGGGCCTGACTCCGATGTAGTAATCAGTAGTCGGATTCGGTTAGCCAGAAATCTTATGGAGTTATCATTTCCTAATCATGCTTCTGATAAGGAAGCTAGAAAAGTTATTGATAAGGTAGAGGAGTTGCTAGCTGAAAAGGAGAGCGAATTAGATTTTAAATTACTGGATTTGGAAACAATTCCTACTTTAGAAAAGAAGGTAATGGTAGAGAAGCATTTAATTAGTCCTGAACATGCTGAACCGGGGCAACATAAAGGTTTAATATTGACTGACGATGAAAGTGTCAGTATTATGATTAATGAAGAGGACCATATTAGAATTCAGATCTTATTTTCAGGATTACAGTTAGAAGAGGCTTGGGATTTAGGTGATCAGGTTGATGATTATTTGGAATCTAAGTTGAATTTTGCTTTCAATGAAGAATACGGTTATCTAACAACCTGTCCTACTAATGCAGGAACGGGAATGAGGGCTTCGGTAATGGTTCATCTACCAGCATTAAATTTAAGTAATCAGATTAATGATGTTCTGCGGGCTATTTCCCAATTAGGATTGGCAGTAAGAGGACTATATGGGGAAGGGACAGAAGCATTAGGTAATATTTATCAAATATCCAATCAAGTGACTTTGGGGCCTTCAGAGGAAGAGATTATTGAGAATTTACAAGGAGTTATTAAACAGATTATAAACCAGGAACGGAATGCCCGCAAAAGATTGATGAAGGAGAATAAAATAGAATTAAAGGATAGGATTTATCGTAGCTATGCAGTTTTAAAGTATGCACGTAAAATATCAAGTAAGGAAGCTATGAAATTATTGTCTGATGTAAAATTAGGAGTAGATTTGGGAATAATAGATGATGTTTCTGCTAGCATCTTTAATGAATTGATGGTTTTAATTAGCTCACCTGCT